A stretch of the Chlamydiales bacterium STE3 genome encodes the following:
- a CDS encoding Uncharacterized protein (Product derived from UniProtKB/Trembl:F8L0D6), with protein sequence MHMGFTDKIARVQKILQREQIDGWLIYDFRRSNSYGCSFLNIPDDQLLTRRFFFWIGKDGSIQKITHRIENPLSHLPGETLSYSSWEELGLHLSCVLRSAQRVAMEYSPDGAIPEISKVDAGTVDLVRKLGIEVVSSAAVLQEFAAIWDQPKLASHYYAAANLELIFEQVWELIRESIKKKLLITEYDIQQFVLKKYAEIGCITDCLPICAVNQNSADPHYIPSQKTAAPIKKEDIVMLDLGCKQNHSHAVYADLTKMAVVGKRATELQQKVFLAVKEARDKTLHFIREKYGRGETLRGFEIDDFCRESIKSAGYGNFFRHRTGHSIDEMEHGPGTHMDNLETHDWRKLLPNTCFSIEPGIYLPNEFGIRLECNVILHPSGQVEVTGGLQNAIIPILC encoded by the coding sequence ATGCATATGGGCTTTACTGATAAAATTGCTAGAGTACAGAAAATTCTTCAAAGAGAGCAGATTGATGGTTGGCTTATCTATGATTTTAGACGCAGTAATTCCTATGGATGTAGCTTTTTAAACATCCCAGACGATCAGCTGTTGACACGCAGGTTTTTTTTCTGGATTGGCAAAGATGGGTCCATTCAAAAAATCACTCATCGTATAGAAAATCCCCTTAGTCATTTGCCGGGAGAAACTTTATCTTATAGTTCTTGGGAGGAGCTGGGATTACATTTAAGCTGTGTTTTAAGGTCAGCCCAACGCGTTGCTATGGAGTATTCACCTGATGGTGCAATACCTGAAATTTCCAAAGTGGATGCTGGAACTGTCGATCTGGTTAGAAAGTTAGGAATTGAAGTGGTTTCTTCGGCTGCTGTTTTGCAGGAATTTGCTGCAATCTGGGATCAGCCAAAGCTAGCATCGCACTATTACGCCGCTGCTAACCTGGAATTAATTTTTGAGCAAGTATGGGAGCTGATTAGAGAAAGTATCAAAAAAAAACTTCTTATTACCGAATATGATATTCAACAGTTTGTTTTAAAAAAATATGCCGAAATTGGCTGTATCACAGACTGTCTTCCCATTTGCGCTGTTAATCAAAATTCTGCAGATCCTCACTATATTCCTTCTCAAAAAACAGCTGCTCCTATTAAAAAAGAGGATATTGTCATGTTAGATCTCGGATGTAAACAGAATCATTCACACGCTGTTTACGCTGATCTTACTAAAATGGCAGTTGTCGGCAAGCGAGCGACTGAACTACAGCAGAAAGTTTTTTTAGCGGTTAAAGAGGCAAGGGATAAAACCTTACACTTTATTCGAGAAAAATATGGTAGGGGTGAGACCTTGCGAGGATTTGAAATCGACGATTTTTGCCGCGAATCTATCAAAAGCGCAGGCTATGGAAATTTTTTTCGCCATCGTACAGGTCATAGCATTGACGAGATGGAGCATGGCCCTGGAACACATATGGATAATTTAGAGACGCATGACTGGAGAAAGCTACTCCCCAATACCTGCTTTTCAATTGAACCGGGCATTTATCTTCCGAATGAGTTTGGGATTCGTTTAGAGTGCAATGTAATTCTACACCCTTCAGGGCAGGTGGAAGTAACCGGGGGGCTGCAAAATGCAATCATCCCCATCCTGTGTTAA
- a CDS encoding Uncharacterized protein (Product derived from UniProtKB/Trembl:F8L193): MPKLAFFCILALIPLLMMATEEDDLARRIHAHLIIKDESAALAEAQKAVKNHPHSKLLRQAYIRVLAHLGYEDRAFCAFKEYSNLFPEDGLNRELLEAMAWGSIQKGAKSSSPILRIFSLIAAHHGEDAKSVQIVHSALDDPNALVRRVAVEVAATLRDAKVCDKILTMLLQEKEWNVRLGVLEAAGKMQLRQAEKHLISIVASPTTTMEEKFVASQALLHLLDKMERSELLSLSRSNRGDLRKLSAMIIGHLGSQDNLDIVGELLFDSQAEVRKNALQAMGSMQLENLEDRWVSRLADLEKDHDPEVAIYAAWIAGKMRPGEIPQLFTSWLQHDKQPLRILASAALASLGQKACSYLLTACRETQDPFVKMNLGMALIKERIALEEGLNALYKGIEENKERWMSKDFHVFKAYAPSDVKHQYLISNYPEVNNQLVRLEVLSTLAMMKHPYAKNALQSFLKERSWGITGLASAMLLTEGEEAAIEIVRDLVDDDHPKIRIQAALVLALWGGDTRAIQALKQAYPSAQREMKEQIIEGMGRIGQAECLPFLIEKMDEPFQSLRIMAASAILQCLYH; the protein is encoded by the coding sequence ATGCCAAAGTTAGCCTTTTTTTGTATCTTAGCTCTTATTCCGCTCCTAATGATGGCTACGGAGGAAGATGACCTTGCTCGTAGAATTCATGCGCATCTAATTATTAAGGATGAGAGTGCTGCCTTAGCAGAAGCTCAAAAAGCTGTTAAAAATCATCCCCATTCAAAGCTGTTACGTCAGGCCTACATTAGAGTTCTTGCTCATTTGGGCTACGAAGATAGAGCTTTTTGTGCTTTTAAGGAGTACAGCAATTTATTTCCTGAGGATGGTTTAAATCGCGAATTATTAGAAGCGATGGCCTGGGGATCGATTCAAAAAGGTGCTAAATCCTCCTCCCCAATACTGCGTATCTTTTCTTTGATCGCTGCTCATCATGGAGAAGATGCTAAAAGCGTTCAGATTGTTCATTCTGCACTTGATGATCCTAATGCCTTAGTTCGAAGGGTAGCGGTTGAGGTTGCTGCTACATTGCGCGATGCTAAGGTGTGTGATAAGATTTTGACGATGTTGTTACAAGAAAAGGAGTGGAATGTCCGGCTGGGCGTGCTGGAAGCTGCTGGAAAAATGCAGCTACGGCAAGCAGAAAAGCATTTAATTAGTATCGTCGCAAGCCCTACAACCACAATGGAAGAAAAATTTGTTGCTTCACAAGCTTTGCTTCATCTGCTTGATAAGATGGAAAGAAGTGAGCTGCTGAGCTTGTCTCGTAGCAATCGGGGAGATTTGCGAAAGCTAAGCGCGATGATTATTGGTCATCTGGGAAGTCAAGACAATCTGGATATAGTAGGTGAATTGCTTTTCGATTCTCAAGCAGAAGTCCGCAAGAATGCCTTGCAAGCAATGGGAAGCATGCAATTAGAAAACTTAGAAGATAGGTGGGTTTCTCGCCTTGCGGATTTAGAGAAAGATCATGATCCCGAAGTTGCTATTTATGCTGCCTGGATAGCTGGAAAAATGCGACCAGGCGAGATTCCTCAATTATTCACTAGTTGGTTACAACATGACAAGCAGCCTTTAAGAATTTTAGCCTCAGCAGCTTTAGCTTCTCTTGGACAAAAAGCGTGTTCTTACCTTTTGACAGCTTGCCGAGAAACGCAAGACCCTTTTGTCAAGATGAATCTTGGGATGGCTTTAATCAAAGAGCGTATTGCATTAGAAGAGGGTTTAAATGCTCTTTATAAAGGAATCGAGGAGAACAAAGAGCGCTGGATGTCAAAAGACTTTCATGTTTTTAAAGCTTATGCTCCTAGTGATGTTAAACATCAGTACTTAATAAGCAATTATCCCGAAGTTAATAATCAACTTGTGCGATTAGAAGTTCTTAGCACTCTAGCCATGATGAAGCATCCTTATGCTAAGAATGCGCTCCAGTCTTTTTTGAAGGAACGTTCTTGGGGAATAACAGGCCTTGCATCTGCAATGCTACTCACAGAGGGGGAGGAAGCCGCTATCGAAATCGTTCGAGATTTAGTGGATGATGACCACCCAAAGATTAGGATTCAAGCTGCTTTAGTTTTAGCATTATGGGGAGGCGATACAAGGGCAATTCAAGCATTAAAGCAAGCTTATCCCTCAGCACAACGTGAAATGAAAGAACAAATTATCGAAGGAATGGGAAGAATAGGGCAAGCGGAATGTTTGCCTTTCTTAATCGAAAAAATGGATGAGCCTTTCCAATCTCTCCGTATTATGGCAGCTTCTGCAATCCTTCAATGCCTGTATCATTAA
- a CDS encoding Isochorismatase domain-containing protein 2, mitochondrial (Product derived from UniProtKB/Swiss-Prot:A0JME6;Gene name derived from UniProtKB/Swiss-Prot:A0JME6): MANTTLSRKKAGLFVVDVQEKLFPYVDHPCDILDKVLMVIEGCQILELPILVSEQNPQGLGSTLKPIREVLSEKQMYHSKTTFSCWKDTDIRQQLKKLHVNQWILVGLEAHVCVLQTAKDLIQKGYEVTVLNDAISSRSIYDFSTAVAEFRDIGARVTSTETVLFELLEDAKNLKFKEISNLIKKQTCQS, translated from the coding sequence ATGGCCAATACAACTTTATCCCGTAAAAAAGCTGGTTTATTTGTCGTTGATGTTCAGGAGAAGCTTTTTCCTTATGTTGATCATCCATGCGATATTTTAGATAAAGTTTTGATGGTTATTGAAGGGTGCCAGATTCTGGAATTGCCTATTCTGGTCTCAGAGCAAAACCCCCAAGGATTGGGCAGCACGCTAAAGCCCATCCGAGAAGTTTTAAGCGAAAAACAAATGTACCATAGTAAAACGACGTTTTCTTGTTGGAAGGATACTGATATCCGTCAGCAGCTAAAAAAATTGCATGTTAACCAATGGATTCTAGTTGGCTTAGAGGCTCATGTTTGTGTACTGCAAACGGCTAAAGATTTGATTCAAAAAGGCTATGAAGTTACCGTTTTAAACGATGCCATTTCCTCTCGCTCAATTTATGATTTTTCCACTGCGGTTGCAGAATTTCGGGATATAGGAGCAAGAGTTACGAGCACTGAAACAGTTTTATTCGAACTTTTAGAAGATGCTAAAAATCTTAAATTTAAGGAGATTAGCAATCTAATAAAAAAACAAACATGCCAAAGTTAG
- a CDS encoding hypothetical protein (Product derived from UniProtKB/Swiss-Prot:O66536;Uncharacterized HIT-like protein aq_141) — MSTIFAKIIRGEVPSEKVYENEHVLAFKDIHPKAPVHILIIPKKEIKDIQSMEVEDYPLMIEVVKAAQKIARDHGIADGYRLLTNNGSLAGQKVFHLHFHLIGGKKLGSIA; from the coding sequence ATGAGTACAATTTTTGCCAAAATTATTAGGGGAGAAGTGCCATCAGAAAAGGTTTATGAAAATGAACATGTTCTGGCATTCAAGGATATTCATCCCAAAGCCCCAGTACATATTTTGATTATCCCTAAAAAAGAGATAAAAGATATTCAATCTATGGAAGTAGAAGATTATCCATTAATGATTGAAGTCGTTAAAGCAGCACAGAAAATTGCTAGAGATCATGGTATTGCAGATGGATATCGCTTATTAACCAATAATGGATCATTGGCAGGGCAAAAAGTCTTTCATTTACACTTCCACCTTATAGGCGGAAAAAAATTAGGATCCATAGCATAA
- a CDS encoding hypothetical protein (Product derived from UniProtKB/Swiss-Prot:Q9Z862), giving the protein MALQKKLRSIGTHDGTFHADEVTACGLLLLFDLVDEDKIIRTRDPIALQQCEYVCDVGGEYDPSRKLFDHHQADYVGPLSSAGMVLKYLLEINKLNRQEYDFFNQSLVLGVDAHDNGADLQLPGVCTYSLVVANFTPIHHEASREALDQAFHEALEFSLGHLKRLWKRYHYVNSCRQIVIDSMSKNESYLFFDKGIPWIDSFFSLDGEHHPALFVVMPSGSHWKLRGIPPNSHERMKVRFPLPLAWAGLSNDELKNVTGIAGAIFCHKGRFISVWETKEDALKALELTLSLAKEEQ; this is encoded by the coding sequence ATGGCATTGCAAAAAAAATTAAGAAGCATCGGTACTCACGATGGCACATTCCATGCAGATGAAGTAACAGCATGCGGTTTATTGCTGCTTTTTGATTTGGTCGATGAAGATAAAATTATAAGAACTAGAGATCCTATAGCACTTCAGCAATGTGAGTATGTATGTGATGTTGGAGGAGAGTATGATCCTTCGAGAAAACTTTTCGATCATCACCAAGCTGATTATGTTGGGCCGCTTAGCAGTGCTGGAATGGTGCTAAAGTATTTACTGGAGATCAATAAATTGAATCGCCAGGAATATGATTTTTTTAACCAATCGCTTGTCTTAGGAGTAGATGCCCATGACAATGGGGCAGACTTGCAGCTGCCAGGAGTCTGTACCTATTCGCTAGTTGTAGCAAATTTCACGCCAATTCATCATGAGGCGTCACGAGAAGCTCTAGATCAAGCTTTTCACGAGGCTTTAGAATTCAGTCTTGGACACTTGAAGAGGTTATGGAAACGCTACCATTATGTAAACTCTTGCCGTCAAATTGTGATTGATTCCATGTCGAAAAATGAAAGCTATCTTTTTTTTGATAAGGGAATACCATGGATTGACAGCTTTTTTTCTCTTGATGGTGAGCATCATCCTGCTCTGTTTGTTGTGATGCCCTCAGGATCACATTGGAAGTTAAGAGGAATTCCGCCCAATTCTCACGAACGGATGAAAGTGCGCTTTCCGCTACCTTTAGCTTGGGCCGGATTAAGTAATGATGAGTTAAAAAATGTCACAGGAATTGCTGGGGCAATTTTTTGCCATAAAGGCCGCTTTATTTCTGTCTGGGAAACAAAAGAGGATGCTCTTAAAGCACTGGAGTTGACTTTAAGTTTAGCTAAGGAAGAACAATGA
- a CDS encoding hypothetical protein (Product derived from UniProtKB/Trembl:Q6MDP4), with product METYFTSPHFDLVTPDGCVTNFTRTSPKTADVIVFIENISPRFIGFQIDAHRVIFNIKSTLAQIGVNGIGEELELDPGRGCAQIKVKLTAIGLLGIEMLSHIKVGAYIGKLFAADERRKVRDPDYLNRMFGRSDRWGEPLLSLGGLHGSNDLILDKVDGYTVAYLTLLNGRVLYDDTMEGFLPTIGKSMIADLSMRECLKLHQQWHPGMPRNIDNDELLLVRTMPLHIRTVYAKVVDSLVSFGYQHTSANVLQPDTQASGDIYEFYGNSKRELTDIPLEFYTLEPYREYVFFQDRDQLQASIEDNTSLFQAFETAPGPEENRASVFVVKGEQLLSLKEEDWITREPRQTEFPGLSQGSRQALMVERYIEQQPSYPFLKAIEDEKITSQGILLTRYFPSPLMKRMLLSDQVQRCLKRIYFQIPSYSYHSFFSAEDRALLHDLEKFAIPVYWVDKATGKILRYVQKPERDSGMFVPLDSVDKFLKSTVFGIYGSNLLEGDFEEELRKLMVGIQEMRQDVSHPLLGKNTPLALVTGGGPGAMEVGNRVAKELNILSCANIVDFRQTDRSVVNEQKQNPYVEAKMTYRIDKLVERQAEFNLDFPIFLAGGIGTDFEYSLEEVRRKIGAVLATPILMFGSNDYWRNKVTTRFKLNQTTGTIKGSEWISNCFYAIQTAEQGLKVYRSFFAGRLPIGKQGPVYEEGFVSSDTEGL from the coding sequence ATGGAAACATACTTTACTTCACCCCATTTTGATCTTGTGACGCCCGATGGCTGCGTCACAAATTTTACGAGAACTTCTCCAAAAACAGCTGATGTCATTGTTTTTATTGAGAACATCTCTCCGCGTTTCATCGGCTTTCAAATCGATGCGCATAGAGTTATCTTCAATATTAAAAGCACGCTCGCTCAGATCGGCGTTAACGGTATTGGCGAAGAGCTAGAACTCGATCCAGGAAGAGGCTGTGCCCAGATTAAAGTTAAATTAACCGCCATTGGCTTACTTGGCATCGAAATGCTATCCCACATTAAAGTAGGAGCTTACATTGGCAAGTTGTTTGCTGCTGATGAACGCCGCAAAGTACGGGATCCCGATTACCTTAATCGAATGTTCGGGCGTTCCGATCGATGGGGTGAGCCGCTTCTTTCGTTAGGCGGATTACACGGTAGCAATGACCTTATTTTAGATAAAGTTGATGGCTACACTGTAGCTTACCTCACGTTGTTAAACGGCCGAGTCCTCTATGATGACACAATGGAAGGCTTTTTGCCTACGATCGGCAAGTCAATGATTGCTGATTTATCGATGCGAGAATGCCTTAAATTACATCAACAATGGCATCCCGGCATGCCTCGTAACATTGATAATGATGAATTACTACTTGTAAGGACAATGCCACTGCATATTCGTACCGTTTATGCTAAAGTTGTTGATAGCTTGGTCTCTTTCGGTTATCAACACACCTCAGCAAATGTTTTACAGCCCGATACTCAGGCATCAGGAGATATTTATGAATTCTATGGAAATAGCAAAAGAGAGCTGACAGACATTCCCCTTGAATTCTATACACTTGAACCCTATCGGGAATACGTTTTCTTTCAGGATAGAGATCAACTTCAAGCCTCCATAGAGGATAATACGAGTCTTTTCCAAGCTTTTGAGACAGCGCCAGGACCTGAGGAGAATCGTGCAAGCGTTTTCGTTGTTAAAGGAGAGCAGCTCTTAAGCCTCAAAGAAGAAGATTGGATTACAAGAGAACCCAGACAAACAGAATTTCCCGGTCTATCCCAAGGATCAAGACAGGCTCTAATGGTAGAACGCTATATTGAACAGCAACCTTCCTACCCCTTTTTAAAGGCCATTGAAGATGAAAAGATTACGAGTCAGGGTATTCTTCTCACGCGCTATTTCCCTTCCCCCTTAATGAAAAGGATGCTACTTAGCGATCAAGTGCAGCGTTGCTTAAAGCGTATTTATTTCCAAATCCCCTCTTACTCCTACCATAGCTTCTTCTCTGCAGAAGATCGCGCATTGCTTCATGACTTGGAAAAATTCGCTATCCCAGTTTACTGGGTAGATAAAGCAACAGGGAAAATTCTTCGGTATGTTCAAAAACCCGAACGAGATTCTGGAATGTTTGTACCACTTGATTCCGTTGACAAATTTCTCAAATCCACCGTTTTCGGTATCTATGGCTCAAACCTTTTAGAGGGGGATTTCGAAGAGGAATTACGAAAGCTTATGGTAGGCATTCAAGAGATGCGCCAGGATGTTTCCCACCCTCTCTTAGGTAAAAACACTCCCCTTGCTTTAGTAACAGGAGGAGGGCCTGGAGCCATGGAGGTTGGCAACCGTGTGGCAAAAGAATTGAATATTTTATCTTGCGCCAACATAGTCGATTTTCGGCAAACCGATCGTTCTGTAGTAAATGAACAAAAACAAAACCCTTATGTCGAAGCAAAAATGACTTATAGAATCGATAAGCTAGTTGAAAGGCAAGCTGAATTTAATCTCGATTTTCCTATTTTTCTCGCCGGTGGTATTGGCACGGACTTCGAATATTCCCTAGAAGAAGTAAGAAGAAAAATTGGTGCTGTTTTAGCTACGCCTATCTTGATGTTTGGAAGTAATGACTACTGGCGCAATAAAGTGACTACGCGCTTCAAGCTTAATCAGACGACTGGAACAATCAAAGGATCTGAATGGATTAGCAATTGCTTTTATGCCATTCAGACAGCAGAACAGGGGCTAAAAGTTTACCGTAGTTTCTTTGCAGGTAGGCTCCCTATCGGCAAACAAGGGCCTGTTTATGAAGAAGGATTCGTCTCTTCAGATACAGAAGGACTATAA
- a CDS encoding Uncharacterized protein (Product derived from UniProtKB/Trembl:F8KXG7) — MAKEISDNELINDSLSQNPLPAWLWFALIAALAALLWGGGSWLFVKKQELVKDSPFLQVTNRDFSLFLWQNPEYMRANVTSKTGYLPGFEYMERITIVPGKAEEFISAPPDVLFLYHVWNRLLSKEFSFRKITVGEFKDFLEYCKEWSPKNWLNAPEDYKDLVQNLPNERETRIVKGVPEEVQKAFIGWKNYFKEGDRINLTRPTYNGMRQFLNKFPHYARNYWQNIVKNGRPLYLESLNQENKTAAEIPENELTGFLKAAYFNFEQSQKGL; from the coding sequence ATGGCTAAAGAAATAAGCGATAATGAGCTCATCAACGATAGCTTAAGTCAAAATCCGCTTCCTGCTTGGCTTTGGTTTGCGTTAATTGCCGCTCTTGCTGCTCTTCTCTGGGGAGGGGGCAGCTGGCTTTTTGTAAAAAAGCAGGAACTTGTCAAGGATAGTCCATTCTTACAAGTCACCAATCGCGATTTCTCCCTTTTCCTTTGGCAAAACCCTGAGTACATGAGAGCAAACGTCACTTCAAAGACAGGCTATCTGCCAGGTTTTGAATATATGGAGAGAATCACAATTGTCCCGGGAAAAGCAGAAGAATTTATTTCAGCTCCTCCCGATGTGCTTTTCTTGTACCATGTTTGGAATCGTCTATTAAGTAAGGAGTTTTCTTTCAGGAAAATCACTGTGGGGGAATTTAAAGATTTTTTAGAGTACTGCAAAGAATGGTCTCCAAAAAACTGGCTTAATGCTCCTGAAGATTATAAAGACTTGGTTCAAAATTTACCTAATGAAAGAGAAACAAGGATTGTCAAGGGTGTTCCTGAAGAAGTCCAAAAAGCATTTATAGGCTGGAAAAACTACTTTAAGGAAGGGGATCGAATTAATTTGACGCGTCCTACCTATAATGGGATGAGGCAATTTTTAAATAAATTTCCACATTATGCGAGAAATTATTGGCAAAATATCGTTAAAAACGGACGCCCCCTCTATTTAGAATCTCTTAATCAAGAAAATAAAACAGCTGCCGAGATTCCAGAGAACGAGTTGACTGGTTTTTTAAAAGCTGCTTACTTCAATTTCGAGCAATCTCAGAAAGGTCTGTAG
- a CDS encoding Uncharacterized protein (Product derived from UniProtKB/Trembl:F8L197), producing MDLKRSLQSLASQGLLFSILSFLPCNIMANDTSPENDNKGYNLTADCSSKCFDTARCHANWSCHQLHYSDWYCNNYSGQWGEWLPEAPPLFRPFMADPRQVTYSAGWRFNDNALHKNIAAVSFGDTAGLYRWHQINIGPYCGDLQIDIEGGIWAVFDPITESSPLINTDYYVGFPLTFAFDRWQFRLRGFHISSHVGDEYLLTHKRFHRKNPSAEYLDFFISHDLTDEIRLYSGLGFIVHQDNSFKNKRFYAATGFELRLPRFGFYSPSQQLYGQPVFAFYLRTQPNFRRHVDTTYVLGYEFGKLNGLQRRLRAVLEYHDGYSLEGQFSHCATSYLAFRLTYGF from the coding sequence ATGGACCTAAAAAGATCCCTACAGTCTTTGGCCAGCCAAGGCTTATTATTTTCTATCCTCTCTTTCTTGCCATGCAATATTATGGCAAATGATACTTCTCCTGAGAACGATAATAAAGGATACAACTTAACTGCCGACTGCTCTTCTAAATGCTTTGACACAGCTCGATGCCATGCAAATTGGAGCTGCCACCAATTACACTATAGTGACTGGTACTGCAATAACTATAGCGGTCAGTGGGGAGAATGGCTTCCTGAGGCACCTCCACTATTTCGTCCCTTTATGGCAGATCCACGCCAAGTAACCTATTCGGCAGGCTGGCGCTTTAATGACAACGCTTTACATAAAAATATAGCGGCTGTGTCCTTTGGAGATACTGCAGGGTTATACAGATGGCACCAGATTAATATCGGCCCTTATTGTGGTGACCTACAAATTGATATTGAGGGAGGCATATGGGCCGTTTTTGACCCTATAACAGAATCCTCTCCATTGATTAATACAGATTATTATGTAGGATTTCCTCTGACGTTTGCATTTGATCGATGGCAGTTTCGTTTAAGAGGTTTTCATATTTCTTCTCATGTTGGTGATGAATACCTTTTAACGCATAAAAGATTTCACCGTAAAAATCCTAGTGCTGAATACTTAGACTTTTTCATTTCTCATGATTTAACGGATGAAATTAGGCTTTATTCTGGTTTAGGTTTTATCGTCCATCAAGATAATTCCTTCAAAAACAAACGCTTTTATGCCGCCACAGGTTTTGAGCTAAGATTACCTCGATTTGGTTTTTATAGCCCTTCTCAACAGCTTTATGGACAGCCAGTCTTTGCTTTTTATCTTCGGACACAGCCAAATTTCAGAAGGCATGTTGACACAACGTATGTTCTTGGGTATGAGTTTGGTAAATTAAATGGTTTACAAAGACGACTAAGAGCTGTCTTAGAGTACCACGATGGCTATTCGTTAGAGGGCCAGTTTAGCCACTGTGCAACAAGCTATCTTGCCTTTCGGTTAACTTACGGTTTTTAA
- a CDS encoding Uncharacterized protein (Product derived from UniProtKB/Trembl:A6CFG1) has product MQKNCTNSLQKISFMIEGKNMIFHRFFHRDLAVNTYLIGDEKTGICAVVDPVRDINQIIEFLKIVPLELRYILETHVHADFVSGAKELKRAFADKPAIYCSEMGGSKWLPKYADHPVRDGEEIDLSEALRLKALHTPGHTPEHLIWLCFDENKTSTVPRFILTGDLLFVGSVGRPDLLGDQEFQSLVPQLYHSLFEKIAQFPDEVEIFPAHGAGSLCGKAISHRPSSTLGYERQHNESFQKKELSVWIENLKKDMPTAPKAYLKIKEINTGDPKFMQELFESSPTISPAEFTQKLFIDVRSPEAFAARHLKNSINIPIKGSFSSWLEMVLVPEDVFSLIISSEDTLEPIKKMLAVAGLEKLEGYILWEDLTDGGPDLITSLPLISPGHFQKRMVIDVRTPSEWRSGHIEGAKHIELSDLQKSLSKLSNKGPIATICGSGYRSSIAASILRRAGFSDVANIHGGMQAWKEAKLPIIK; this is encoded by the coding sequence TTGCAGAAAAACTGCACAAATTCTCTGCAAAAAATTTCTTTTATGATAGAAGGAAAAAATATGATTTTTCACCGCTTTTTCCATAGGGATTTAGCTGTTAATACATATCTGATTGGTGACGAAAAAACAGGGATCTGCGCTGTTGTCGATCCAGTTAGGGATATAAATCAAATTATAGAGTTTTTAAAAATTGTCCCTCTAGAATTAAGGTACATTTTAGAAACACATGTGCATGCGGATTTTGTGTCTGGTGCCAAAGAGTTAAAACGAGCATTTGCTGATAAGCCTGCCATTTATTGCTCTGAAATGGGGGGAAGCAAATGGTTGCCTAAATATGCGGACCATCCGGTACGTGATGGAGAAGAAATCGATCTGAGTGAAGCTCTACGGTTAAAAGCTCTACACACACCGGGACATACACCTGAACATCTTATTTGGCTTTGTTTTGATGAGAATAAAACCTCTACGGTTCCGCGCTTCATTTTAACTGGAGATCTTCTTTTCGTAGGTAGTGTTGGAAGACCTGATCTACTTGGTGATCAAGAATTTCAGAGTTTAGTGCCCCAACTTTACCATTCGCTTTTTGAAAAGATAGCCCAGTTTCCGGATGAAGTAGAAATTTTTCCTGCACATGGTGCAGGTTCATTATGTGGCAAAGCGATTAGCCACCGCCCCTCCTCTACTTTAGGGTATGAGCGCCAACATAATGAGAGTTTTCAGAAAAAGGAACTATCTGTGTGGATAGAGAACCTAAAAAAAGATATGCCTACCGCCCCAAAGGCTTATTTAAAAATAAAAGAAATAAACACTGGAGATCCCAAATTTATGCAAGAATTATTTGAATCCTCTCCAACAATTTCGCCTGCTGAGTTTACGCAAAAGTTATTTATCGACGTCCGCTCTCCTGAGGCTTTTGCAGCGAGGCATTTAAAAAACTCTATCAATATTCCTATTAAGGGTTCTTTTTCCTCATGGCTTGAAATGGTTTTGGTTCCTGAGGATGTTTTTTCTTTAATAATTTCTTCAGAAGACACCTTAGAACCTATTAAGAAGATGCTTGCTGTCGCTGGCTTAGAGAAATTAGAAGGTTATATTCTTTGGGAAGATTTGACAGATGGAGGACCTGACTTGATTACTTCCTTGCCATTGATTTCTCCTGGGCATTTTCAAAAGAGAATGGTGATTGATGTAAGAACTCCTTCTGAATGGCGCTCCGGGCACATAGAAGGAGCAAAGCATATTGAGCTATCCGATTTACAAAAGTCTCTCTCTAAACTTTCCAACAAAGGTCCAATTGCCACCATTTGCGGAAGTGGTTATCGATCTTCAATAGCAGCTTCAATTCTTAGACGTGCGGGCTTCAGCGATGTAGCAAATATCCATGGAGGGATGCAAGCCTGGAAAGAAGCAAAGCTTCCCATCATAAAATGA